From a single Rhodopirellula halodulae genomic region:
- a CDS encoding AAA family ATPase, whose translation MNSQAPPPAESGSGKPAAPAKSVASPPGANAAGQPADVALVSELSKRVIGNVENAIVGKRKQLVLSMVAWLSGGHILLEDVPGVAKTMLARALAKSLGCHFKRVQCTPDLLPTDVTGTSIFNQKTSEFEFRPGPVFTQILLADEINRATPRTQASLLEAMAESRVTVDGKSYSLNPPFLVIATQNPVDHEGTFPLPEAQLDRFLMRFSLGYPSVEEEMRMLDLLQFQHPVDAMTSVATAEQLVAAQKAIRAVHVDPRVRHYLLQIVHQTRHNDNLALGGSPRATIALFRCAQAMAAIRGRAYVLPDDVKKIIAPVMNHRLILRPESRLRKLTTEKVLEEILGEIAVPTIST comes from the coding sequence TTGAATTCCCAAGCCCCGCCACCCGCTGAATCTGGCTCCGGCAAACCAGCCGCTCCGGCAAAGTCGGTCGCCAGCCCGCCCGGGGCCAATGCCGCGGGACAACCAGCCGATGTGGCCTTGGTCTCTGAGCTGTCCAAGCGAGTGATCGGCAACGTCGAGAACGCGATTGTTGGCAAGCGAAAACAGCTGGTGCTCTCGATGGTCGCGTGGCTCAGCGGAGGCCACATTTTACTGGAGGACGTCCCCGGAGTTGCCAAAACCATGTTGGCGCGGGCATTGGCAAAGAGCTTGGGATGCCATTTCAAACGAGTTCAATGCACGCCGGATTTGTTACCGACCGATGTGACCGGCACCTCGATCTTCAATCAGAAAACATCCGAATTCGAGTTTCGGCCGGGACCCGTCTTCACGCAGATTCTGTTGGCGGACGAGATCAACCGCGCAACGCCGCGAACTCAGGCATCGTTGTTGGAAGCGATGGCAGAATCTCGCGTGACGGTGGATGGAAAATCCTACTCGTTGAATCCTCCGTTCCTGGTCATCGCGACACAAAACCCGGTGGATCACGAAGGCACGTTCCCGTTGCCGGAGGCTCAGCTGGACCGTTTCCTGATGCGGTTCTCGTTGGGGTACCCGTCGGTCGAAGAAGAAATGCGAATGTTGGATTTGTTGCAATTCCAACATCCGGTCGATGCGATGACGTCCGTGGCGACGGCGGAACAATTGGTCGCGGCTCAGAAAGCCATTCGCGCGGTGCACGTGGACCCGCGAGTCCGGCATTACTTGCTGCAGATCGTTCATCAAACGCGTCACAACGACAACTTGGCATTGGGGGGCAGTCCCCGAGCGACGATCGCATTGTTTCGATGCGCGCAGGCGATGGCGGCGATCCGAGGCCGCGCGTACGTGTTGCCTGACGATGTGAAAAAGATCATCGCACCGGTGATGAACCATCGGTTGATCCTGAGACCCGAAAGTCGTTTAAGAAAACTGACCACGGAAAAGGTTTTGGAGGAGATCTTGGGTGAAATTGCGGTGCCAACGATCTCCACATGA
- a CDS encoding DUF58 domain-containing protein, which yields MSNQASDDTVKHRVTDDDVISPSSPSRWRVVVVVCAIVLALGMVAGAGLWMTAAITVAAVIAIGNWVAAEWSRGVVAVRLNLPEEGRDIEVVIGSRVPVTVNITNQGRLPVAWVLAEDLMPRGAARGAQQSQGSLFDPRQTPLPIEGERLAVMALLPGQTKAIQYSVRCVRRGYFQIGPMVLETGDPVGMFRRYRLGARPMYITVLPKIQLLSTYEIGSRRPIGEIKIRASSMTDPTRLRGIREWQIGDPLRSVHWAATARTGTLHSKVYEPSSVAGATLVLDLHVETNPDRHEPLRTDLTITTAASIAAALHDAGEPFGLATNGRDAADRIRTEGFRGDHRVRDASVKAAGLKKKNDRLRPVLVDVDRGPVQLKEVVRTLARLERTDGLTLAEFLVETESRLSSETTLLVMLQQATEADIGALVGLSRRGWAIAVIINTLDLDRYSRIAGPLLAEKIHVSHLKDEDSIMDVCRAQMAR from the coding sequence ATGAGCAACCAAGCGAGCGACGATACGGTGAAGCACCGTGTGACGGACGATGACGTGATTTCACCGTCGTCCCCGTCACGTTGGCGAGTCGTGGTGGTCGTGTGTGCGATCGTGCTGGCACTAGGAATGGTCGCGGGAGCGGGATTGTGGATGACCGCCGCGATCACCGTGGCCGCAGTGATTGCGATCGGCAATTGGGTCGCAGCGGAATGGTCGCGTGGTGTCGTAGCGGTGCGATTGAATTTGCCCGAAGAAGGTCGCGACATCGAAGTGGTGATCGGCTCGCGTGTTCCGGTGACTGTCAACATCACCAACCAAGGTCGATTGCCCGTCGCGTGGGTATTGGCTGAGGATTTGATGCCGCGTGGGGCCGCGCGAGGTGCCCAACAGTCCCAGGGCAGCCTGTTCGATCCTCGACAAACGCCACTGCCGATTGAGGGCGAACGCTTGGCGGTGATGGCGTTATTGCCAGGGCAAACGAAAGCGATCCAGTACAGCGTTCGTTGCGTTCGACGAGGCTATTTCCAAATTGGACCGATGGTGTTGGAAACGGGTGATCCGGTGGGCATGTTCCGTCGGTATCGTTTGGGGGCACGTCCGATGTACATCACGGTGCTTCCGAAGATTCAACTGCTATCGACCTACGAGATTGGATCACGACGCCCCATTGGCGAAATCAAAATCCGCGCGTCGTCGATGACCGACCCAACGAGGCTTCGCGGCATTCGGGAATGGCAGATCGGCGATCCGCTTCGCAGCGTGCACTGGGCCGCGACCGCACGGACCGGAACGTTGCACAGCAAAGTGTACGAACCATCGTCCGTTGCCGGAGCGACTTTGGTGTTGGATCTGCACGTGGAAACCAATCCGGATCGTCACGAACCGCTCCGCACTGATCTGACCATCACGACCGCCGCGTCCATTGCAGCGGCCTTGCACGATGCTGGTGAACCGTTCGGGTTAGCGACCAACGGACGCGACGCCGCGGACCGAATTCGAACCGAAGGTTTTCGCGGCGACCACCGCGTGCGAGATGCGTCGGTGAAGGCGGCGGGGCTGAAGAAAAAAAACGATCGTTTGCGACCGGTGTTGGTGGATGTTGACCGAGGACCGGTGCAGCTCAAGGAAGTCGTTCGCACCTTGGCTCGGTTGGAACGAACCGACGGTTTGACGCTGGCGGAATTTCTGGTTGAAACCGAATCGCGGTTGTCCAGCGAGACGACTTTGTTGGTGATGTTGCAACAAGCGACCGAGGCGGACATCGGTGCCTTGGTGGGGTTGTCTCGGCGCGGTTGGGCAATCGCGGTGATCATCAACACGCTTGATCTGGATCGCTATTCCCGAATCGCGGGACCGTTGTTGGCTGAGAAAATTCACGTCAGCCACCTCAAGGACGAAGACAGCATCATGGACGTTTGCCGAGCGCAAATGGCTCGATAG
- a CDS encoding carboxypeptidase M32 → MSHAATNQAATFESLCQTFRDAAKLSTTADTLEWDERTGMPRGGAEYRAEQVAYLRGLVHDMQTSPRVGEQLQTLQDWDAAKDPHSDIGATLKWLASDYHRQCKLPSELVQRTASCSVRGQGVWDAARKADDYKLFQPALDEMLALKRETGERLQTESQTVYEALLDEFEPGAKAAALTKTFADLRADLVELIREISDSPRQVDTSLITQTFDKASQQKFSHLIAEAIGFNFERGRLDETSHPFCTTLGPSDCRILTRYESNFLPTSIFGTLHEAGHGLYEQGMREDWFGLPPGSYASLGIHESQSRLWENLVGRTLAFWEHFTPTLKEHFPTTLGDATVEQLHRCFNAVQPSLIRVEADEATYNLHIIVRFELEQALIGGDLSTDDLPVAWSDAYEEVIGVRPPSAADGVLQDVHWSAGLIGYFPTYTLGNLAAAQLYDAAKDELGDLDTMVRRGEFSPLHQWLVRHVHQKGRTRTVDELIVEATGKPLSAAPLIHSLRSRYGQVYDLKD, encoded by the coding sequence ATGAGTCACGCTGCCACCAACCAAGCTGCTACCTTTGAATCGCTTTGCCAAACGTTTCGCGATGCGGCCAAGCTATCGACCACGGCGGACACGTTGGAATGGGATGAACGCACCGGCATGCCGCGGGGTGGGGCCGAATATCGCGCCGAACAAGTCGCCTATCTGCGAGGCCTGGTCCATGACATGCAAACATCGCCGCGTGTGGGAGAACAACTGCAAACCTTGCAGGATTGGGACGCGGCCAAGGATCCTCACAGTGATATCGGAGCCACGCTGAAATGGCTGGCCAGCGATTACCATCGACAATGCAAACTCCCCAGCGAGTTGGTGCAACGTACGGCTTCCTGCAGCGTTCGTGGCCAAGGCGTTTGGGACGCGGCACGCAAAGCCGATGACTACAAGCTGTTTCAGCCCGCGCTGGATGAAATGCTGGCTCTGAAACGCGAAACGGGCGAGCGGCTGCAAACGGAATCGCAAACGGTTTACGAAGCCTTGCTGGACGAATTCGAACCGGGTGCCAAGGCCGCCGCGTTGACCAAGACGTTCGCCGACCTGCGAGCCGATCTGGTCGAACTGATTCGAGAAATTTCGGATTCGCCGCGACAAGTCGACACGTCACTGATCACCCAAACATTCGACAAAGCGTCCCAACAAAAATTTTCGCATTTGATCGCTGAAGCCATCGGCTTTAATTTCGAGCGAGGCCGGTTGGACGAAACATCGCATCCGTTTTGCACGACTTTGGGACCATCGGATTGCCGGATCCTGACACGCTACGAATCAAATTTCCTGCCCACCAGCATCTTCGGCACGCTCCATGAAGCTGGCCATGGTCTGTACGAACAAGGCATGCGGGAGGACTGGTTTGGATTGCCACCGGGCAGCTACGCGTCGTTGGGGATCCATGAATCGCAATCCCGTTTGTGGGAGAACTTGGTCGGCCGAACGCTGGCGTTTTGGGAACACTTCACGCCAACCCTAAAAGAGCACTTCCCGACGACCTTGGGCGATGCCACCGTCGAGCAACTGCATCGCTGTTTCAATGCGGTGCAGCCATCTTTGATCCGTGTGGAAGCCGACGAGGCGACCTACAACCTGCACATCATTGTTCGTTTCGAATTGGAACAAGCTCTGATCGGTGGCGACCTATCCACCGACGACTTGCCGGTGGCTTGGTCAGATGCCTACGAAGAAGTCATCGGCGTTCGCCCACCTTCTGCTGCCGATGGCGTCTTGCAAGACGTGCACTGGAGTGCGGGTTTGATTGGCTACTTCCCGACGTACACGTTGGGCAATCTGGCGGCAGCACAGCTCTACGATGCGGCGAAGGATGAGCTGGGCGATTTAGACACGATGGTTCGGCGTGGTGAATTTTCTCCACTTCACCAATGGCTGGTCCGACACGTTCATCAAAAAGGCCGCACGCGAACCGTCGATGAACTGATTGTCGAAGCGACTGGCAAACCACTCTCGGCTGCCCCGTTGATCCACAGCCTGCGAAGCCGTTACGGGCAGGTGTACGACTTGAAAGACTGA
- a CDS encoding glycosyltransferase family 39 protein translates to MFRSTRYRQPECSRAKVTRRDVRHRRWLDGAIAGVLFVLTFAVRWPFTGESFWIDELHTSWCITGELSQVAERARMGNQQPLYFWCMWLWQSIVSPSSWPSYPAECLLRLSSVLCVSLSSVVLFRAVLAVGSSFIAATFAGLALALDRNAGFFGTELRPYAVVILCATFSLFFAALLLRDPRNQRLSSWIGLHASVLVAALMHITSLLTLAPLVVATTGWSLYRQQSNESINPDHQLTGRQKATAKWHLLFATGWLCVAVAFAFAQQDIWERRDAWSAFGQPKSLYVMWTLWPWLAWIVIPLLASILIRRLANSHRATTPIIASSWLGTTVLVFAATAGFILADVGGVPLWHRRYFIAGLPIGCFVLGTWISTLQAARSYEKLSIGLGASCLILLFWTQSSIQTEIPPRVASRYWIYRGEPWRESIAHFQSQSKTTYSSGKSIVHLWLDPDLIEQPWLAGEITDSPLREYLSLPIRGEYAVAAKDDSQTVVVHVLGAKQPHASWQNILREQIEREPSAMTPELEEDHWLLTRNLSQQAMEEENRTAGVDRAKAMQVRRFRNLTLFRWDVEPTR, encoded by the coding sequence ATGTTTCGCTCCACACGGTATCGCCAACCCGAATGCTCTCGCGCAAAGGTCACACGACGTGACGTTCGGCACCGACGATGGCTGGATGGAGCGATTGCCGGCGTCCTCTTCGTGCTGACGTTCGCGGTTCGCTGGCCATTCACCGGCGAGAGTTTTTGGATTGACGAACTGCACACATCGTGGTGCATCACGGGCGAATTGTCGCAGGTGGCCGAGAGAGCCCGCATGGGCAACCAGCAACCATTGTATTTCTGGTGCATGTGGTTGTGGCAGTCGATCGTCTCGCCGTCGTCTTGGCCGAGCTACCCCGCGGAATGTTTGCTGCGATTGTCCAGTGTGCTTTGTGTCAGTCTTTCCAGCGTGGTTTTGTTTCGCGCGGTGTTGGCCGTTGGCAGCAGCTTCATCGCCGCCACATTCGCGGGGTTGGCACTGGCTTTGGATCGTAACGCCGGTTTCTTTGGCACCGAGCTGCGACCTTACGCCGTCGTCATTCTGTGTGCCACATTTAGTCTGTTTTTCGCGGCACTGTTGCTGAGGGATCCAAGGAATCAACGTTTGTCGAGCTGGATCGGTCTGCACGCCAGCGTGCTGGTCGCCGCGCTGATGCACATCACCTCGCTGCTGACGTTGGCTCCGCTGGTCGTCGCGACGACGGGATGGAGCCTGTATCGCCAACAATCAAACGAGTCGATCAACCCAGACCACCAGCTAACAGGTCGACAGAAAGCCACAGCCAAGTGGCACCTGCTTTTCGCGACCGGATGGCTTTGCGTCGCGGTCGCCTTCGCATTTGCTCAACAAGACATCTGGGAACGCCGTGACGCTTGGTCGGCTTTTGGCCAACCAAAGTCGCTATATGTAATGTGGACTCTTTGGCCTTGGTTGGCTTGGATCGTGATTCCGTTGCTGGCGTCGATTCTCATTCGCCGGCTCGCGAATTCCCACCGAGCGACCACTCCAATCATCGCGTCATCATGGCTTGGCACGACCGTCCTCGTCTTTGCAGCAACCGCCGGATTCATTCTGGCTGACGTTGGCGGCGTTCCTCTTTGGCACCGACGCTATTTCATCGCCGGGCTGCCGATCGGATGCTTCGTGCTTGGAACTTGGATCTCCACGCTGCAGGCGGCACGCTCCTACGAGAAATTGTCGATCGGGTTGGGGGCATCGTGTCTGATCTTGCTGTTTTGGACGCAAAGTTCCATCCAAACGGAAATCCCACCACGGGTGGCGAGCCGATACTGGATCTATCGTGGCGAACCCTGGCGAGAATCGATCGCACACTTCCAATCTCAATCGAAGACAACATATTCTTCTGGCAAATCGATCGTGCACCTGTGGCTGGATCCTGATTTGATCGAGCAACCTTGGTTGGCCGGAGAAATCACCGACTCACCGCTGCGCGAATATCTGTCGTTGCCGATCCGTGGCGAATACGCGGTGGCTGCCAAGGATGATTCGCAGACAGTGGTCGTGCACGTTCTGGGAGCGAAGCAGCCCCACGCTTCCTGGCAGAACATCTTGCGAGAACAGATCGAACGAGAGCCCTCCGCAATGACACCCGAGCTTGAGGAAGACCACTGGTTGCTGACGAGAAACCTATCGCAGCAGGCGATGGAAGAAGAAAACAGAACCGCCGGCGTCGATCGTGCAAAAGCCATGCAAGTTCGCCGATTCCGAAACCTGACATTGTTCCGATGGGACGTGGAACCGACTCGCTGA